In Herbinix luporum, a single window of DNA contains:
- a CDS encoding helix-turn-helix domain-containing protein produces the protein MLREMEVDNNNIGTAIQYFRETYHISQNRLCKGICSVATLSRIEAGERDVDSFILEMLLERLGKVANQFELILTDFDYEAYQYRTEINNRIKDKDIEAAYELIQKYSDLTNDKGSPHRQFIMVSQALLNELEGGKPETTIDLLMKAISCTVPDFNINEITDYFLSKSEFNIIIDILQRMISIGMNDSAHKVLNQVIGYLYWHSQMEQNNRLYPKVAVIAARFYMEQKQLDKALDICNLGIQMHKGYYKMESIGELFYIKAQITEIKLKSEGKWKESKKKECLKMYLQAYYTLKFCGDSDVGKIKKHLEEEYQWEDID, from the coding sequence ATGTTAAGAGAAATGGAAGTCGATAACAATAATATAGGTACAGCTATTCAGTATTTTCGTGAAACTTATCATATCTCTCAAAATAGGTTGTGTAAAGGAATTTGCTCTGTGGCTACTCTATCAAGAATAGAAGCCGGAGAAAGGGATGTAGATTCTTTTATATTAGAAATGCTTTTGGAACGTTTAGGTAAGGTTGCAAATCAATTTGAGTTGATTCTTACGGATTTCGACTATGAGGCATATCAATATAGAACAGAGATAAATAACCGGATTAAAGATAAAGATATTGAGGCAGCATATGAATTAATCCAAAAATACAGCGATCTTACTAATGACAAAGGATCCCCCCATAGGCAGTTTATAATGGTAAGTCAGGCTTTACTTAATGAATTAGAAGGAGGAAAGCCAGAAACAACAATTGATTTACTGATGAAGGCTATATCTTGTACGGTACCTGACTTTAATATCAATGAAATAACAGATTATTTTCTTAGTAAATCAGAATTTAATATTATTATTGATATATTACAGAGAATGATATCTATAGGAATGAACGATAGTGCCCATAAGGTGCTTAATCAGGTTATAGGTTATCTTTATTGGCATAGTCAGATGGAGCAAAATAATAGACTTTATCCCAAGGTGGCAGTTATAGCAGCTAGATTTTATATGGAGCAAAAGCAACTAGATAAGGCCTTGGATATATGCAATTTAGGAATTCAGATGCATAAGGGATATTATAAGATGGAGAGCATTGGCGAACTTTTTTATATTAAAGCCCAGATTACTGAAATCAAGTTAAAATCTGAAGGTAAATGGAAGGAAAGCAAAAAGAAAGAATGTCTGAAAATGTACTTGCAGGCATATTATACTCTAAAATTTTGTGGAGATAGTGATGTAGGAAAAATCAAGAAGCATTTAGAGGAGGAGTATCAATGGGAAGATATAGATTAG
- a CDS encoding M42 family metallopeptidase has product MNTLDYIVKTTERLVNIPSPSGFTKKVMDFVKEEARAFGYACSMSSKGGLIIRVDGRQEETIGLSAHVDTLGAMVRSINSDGTLQFTMVGGYTMHSVEGSYCKIHTRDGLVYTGTILIKSSSVHSYDDARTMERTEKNMIVRIDEIVHSKEEVLALGINSGDYISFDADFEYTKKGFIKSRHLDDKASVAVLLGMLKEMSESKKIPKKTVKILISNYEEVGFGASWIPEDISELIAVDMGAIGDDLNGSEYKVSICAKDSTGPYDYELTSQLISLAKENQIDYVVDIFPNYGSDVSAALRGGNNIRGALIGQGVHSSHGMERTHVKGLENTLKLLKAYLDLR; this is encoded by the coding sequence ATGAACACTTTAGATTACATAGTTAAAACAACAGAAAGATTGGTTAATATACCAAGCCCTTCTGGCTTTACTAAAAAAGTGATGGATTTTGTGAAAGAGGAAGCTAGAGCTTTTGGTTATGCTTGTAGTATGAGCAGCAAGGGTGGCTTAATTATAAGGGTAGATGGTAGGCAGGAGGAAACCATAGGATTATCTGCCCATGTAGATACCTTAGGAGCCATGGTAAGATCCATAAACAGTGATGGAACCTTACAGTTTACTATGGTGGGAGGATATACCATGCATAGTGTGGAGGGCAGCTATTGCAAAATTCATACCAGGGACGGTTTGGTCTATACGGGAACTATATTAATTAAAAGCTCATCAGTCCATTCATATGATGATGCCAGAACCATGGAACGGACTGAAAAAAATATGATAGTACGGATTGATGAAATTGTACACAGCAAAGAAGAGGTTCTTGCCCTTGGAATTAACAGTGGGGATTATATCAGTTTTGATGCAGATTTTGAGTATACAAAAAAAGGATTTATTAAATCCAGACATCTGGACGATAAGGCCTCAGTAGCAGTACTTTTGGGAATGTTAAAGGAGATGTCTGAAAGCAAAAAGATTCCCAAAAAGACTGTAAAAATCTTAATCAGCAATTATGAGGAAGTGGGATTTGGAGCCAGCTGGATACCGGAGGATATTAGTGAACTTATTGCTGTAGATATGGGAGCTATAGGGGATGATTTGAACGGTTCAGAATATAAGGTATCTATATGTGCAAAAGATTCCACCGGTCCATATGATTATGAACTGACCTCTCAACTGATATCCTTGGCCAAAGAAAACCAAATTGATTATGTTGTAGATATCTTTCCTAATTATGGATCCGATGTATCGGCAGCTTTACGAGGGGGCAATAATATCCGTGGAGCCTTAATAGGACAAGGGGTCCACTCATCCCATGGGATGGAAAGAACCCATGTAAAAGGCCTGGAAAATACCTTAAAGCTGCTTAAAGCTTATCTGGATTTAAGATAA
- a CDS encoding GntR family transcriptional regulator, whose translation MNIIISNSSDKPIYEQIRAQIKQMIISGELQAGDQLPSMRMLAKELRISVITTKRAYEDLERDGFIYTVVGKGSFVAEKNMEFVREEQLRIVEEHLSKAVEGAKAGGISLDELQEIIRMIYEEE comes from the coding sequence ATGAATATTATAATCAGTAATTCCAGTGATAAACCTATTTATGAACAGATAAGAGCACAAATAAAACAAATGATTATTAGTGGTGAGCTTCAAGCAGGGGATCAGCTTCCCTCTATGCGGATGCTTGCAAAAGAACTAAGGATAAGTGTAATTACTACAAAGCGAGCCTATGAGGATTTAGAAAGGGATGGTTTTATCTATACGGTGGTAGGTAAAGGTAGCTTTGTAGCAGAAAAAAATATGGAATTTGTCCGGGAAGAACAACTAAGGATTGTTGAGGAACATTTAAGTAAAGCAGTAGAGGGAGCAAAAGCAGGAGGCATAAGCTTAGATGAATTACAGGAAATTATCAGAATGATTTATGAGGAGGAGTAG
- a CDS encoding ABC-2 transporter permease: protein MIGLIKKDLLNIYKSIKLIGVLVIFYGFIAFIGNNPQDFSAIFIFIFAMLMLSTYSYDELAQWDRYALTMPLSRDNIVQAKYIMMILIALMGFLVSNISLLVLNRITKADYIFQGIEISAAGSVIIIVFYSIIIPIITKLGVTKARIYFFAIYMVLFMSGSFVFKRIKDKNYIPPKELLDLFELLIKNIYVIIPLLVLLILIISYMISIKIYRKKEF, encoded by the coding sequence ATGATTGGATTAATAAAAAAGGATCTTTTAAATATATATAAGAGTATTAAATTAATTGGAGTTTTAGTTATATTTTATGGTTTTATAGCCTTTATAGGTAATAATCCCCAAGATTTTAGCGCAATATTTATTTTTATTTTTGCAATGCTTATGCTAAGCACATATTCTTATGATGAATTAGCACAATGGGACAGATATGCATTAACCATGCCCTTGTCAAGAGATAATATAGTTCAAGCAAAGTATATCATGATGATATTGATAGCTCTTATGGGTTTTTTAGTTAGCAATATCTCCCTGTTAGTTTTAAATAGGATTACTAAGGCAGATTATATTTTTCAAGGTATAGAAATTTCTGCTGCGGGATCAGTAATTATAATCGTATTTTATTCTATTATAATACCCATAATAACAAAATTAGGAGTAACAAAAGCTAGAATATATTTTTTTGCTATATATATGGTACTCTTTATGTCAGGATCCTTTGTATTTAAACGGATTAAGGATAAAAATTATATCCCTCCAAAAGAGCTGCTTGATTTATTTGAGCTACTAATTAAGAATATCTATGTAATAATACCCTTACTAGTACTTCTTATATTGATAATATCTTATATGATTTCTATAAAAATTTATCGAAAGAAGGAGTTTTAG
- a CDS encoding NCS2 family permease, giving the protein MVILTFSLVNMFDTIGTLVGTARKANMIEKDGKIKNMDKALLADAISTSLGASLGVSTVSTYIESNSGITEGGRTGLSSLVTGGLFILSIFLVGVVGIVPAEATAPVLIIMGALMIETVKEIDFSDFTEGLPAFLTIAIMPFTYSIANGIAFGIIFYPIMKLATKRHKEVHPIMYILAILFILRFALLP; this is encoded by the coding sequence ATGGTAATCTTGACATTTAGTTTAGTAAATATGTTTGATACCATAGGTACCTTGGTTGGTACAGCAAGAAAAGCTAATATGATAGAAAAAGATGGCAAGATAAAAAATATGGATAAAGCTCTCTTAGCAGATGCAATCTCTACTTCCCTTGGTGCTTCTTTAGGAGTAAGTACAGTATCTACATATATTGAATCTAATTCAGGAATAACAGAAGGGGGCAGAACAGGGCTTTCTAGTCTTGTAACAGGGGGTTTATTTATACTATCAATATTTTTAGTAGGTGTTGTGGGAATAGTCCCGGCAGAAGCAACAGCCCCTGTGCTGATTATAATGGGTGCCTTGATGATAGAAACTGTTAAAGAAATTGACTTTAGTGATTTTACAGAAGGCTTACCGGCATTCTTAACTATAGCCATAATGCCATTTACCTATAGTATTGCCAATGGAATTGCTTTTGGTATTATCTTTTATCCTATTATGAAGTTGGCAACAAAAAGACATAAAGAAGTTCATCCTATTATGTATATTCTTGCAATTTTATTTATATTAAGGTTTGCTTTATTACCATAA
- a CDS encoding EAL domain-containing protein, producing the protein MAKVKDKYRHIRESKPRLYLNSFKDQIKNNVCQARLINKIHIGIDRDEFTLFYQPEYNLVTKEITGVEALVRWVPSGNGIIYPEAFIPIAEKSQIIYQLERMIIHKALQQKLQWEREGLGHIELSINLSSKSLESEKDFTNIERILSSYKVNYKTIIFEITETMVITNINIVMERLNRLRKHGIRIALDDFGTGYSSLIHLIRLPIDIIKIDRSFIKSIPDCNGEKTITKSILGMAHGLNYKVVAEGIETKEQLKYLQQNACEGGQGFLLCIPLPSYKVTDVIKGKKLM; encoded by the coding sequence ATGGCAAAAGTAAAAGACAAGTATAGACATATAAGAGAAAGCAAACCAAGGTTGTATCTTAATAGCTTTAAGGATCAGATTAAGAACAATGTCTGCCAAGCTAGATTGATAAATAAGATACATATAGGTATTGACAGAGATGAATTTACACTATTTTACCAACCGGAATACAATCTAGTTACCAAAGAGATAACCGGTGTAGAAGCCTTGGTAAGATGGGTTCCCTCTGGAAACGGTATAATTTATCCGGAAGCCTTTATACCTATTGCTGAAAAGTCTCAGATAATATACCAATTAGAGCGCATGATTATTCACAAAGCATTACAACAGAAGCTTCAATGGGAACGTGAAGGTTTAGGCCATATAGAACTCTCGATTAACCTATCAAGTAAGTCTTTAGAAAGTGAAAAAGATTTTACTAATATAGAAAGGATTTTATCCTCTTATAAGGTTAATTATAAGACAATTATATTTGAAATTACTGAAACAATGGTTATTACAAATATTAACATAGTGATGGAGCGGCTAAACAGGCTTAGAAAACATGGAATTAGAATAGCACTAGATGACTTTGGAACTGGCTACTCCTCATTAATACATCTAATTAGACTGCCAATTGATATTATAAAGATAGATAGAAGTTTTATTAAATCAATTCCCGATTGTAATGGGGAAAAAACTATTACTAAAAGTATACTTGGGATGGCACATGGCTTAAATTATAAAGTTGTTGCCGAAGGAATTGAAACTAAAGAACAGCTAAAGTACTTACAGCAAAACGCCTGTGAAGGGGGTCAAGGTTTCCTACTATGTATTCCACTACCATCTTATAAAGTTACAGATGTAATCAAAGGAAAGAAACTTATGTAG
- a CDS encoding NCS2 family permease, whose translation METAKKAKFINYLYSHFKLKENNTNIKTEILAGLTTYITMAYALLVIPNILKFAGINSSGVVGDAAEQLSILNDPVIASLFTATCIASAIGTLIMALYANLPFALAPAIGLAAFFTYNVCMTMGYTWQQGLAAIFISGLLFIAITLTSIRQKIIECLPENIKIAITGGIGLFV comes from the coding sequence ATGGAAACTGCTAAGAAAGCAAAATTCATTAATTATCTTTATTCTCATTTTAAGTTGAAAGAAAACAATACCAACATTAAGACTGAAATTCTAGCCGGATTAACCACATATATTACCATGGCCTATGCTTTACTGGTTATACCTAATATATTGAAGTTTGCCGGTATAAATTCATCCGGTGTGGTAGGAGATGCAGCCGAACAACTAAGCATACTTAATGACCCTGTTATAGCTTCATTATTTACAGCTACCTGTATTGCATCTGCCATTGGCACATTAATTATGGCCCTATATGCTAATTTACCTTTCGCATTGGCACCGGCAATAGGCCTTGCTGCATTTTTCACATATAATGTATGTATGACCATGGGCTATACATGGCAACAAGGATTAGCAGCTATATTTATATCAGGTCTATTGTTTATTGCAATAACCCTAACCTCCATAAGGCAAAAAATTATTGAATGTTTACCTGAGAATATTAAAATTGCTATAACAGGCGGTATAGGATTGTTTGTGTGA
- a CDS encoding O-acetylhomoserine aminocarboxypropyltransferase/cysteine synthase family protein, with protein sequence MSKRSYGDRKFKFETLQLHVGQENPDPVTDARAVPIYQTTSYVFRDCDHAAARFALADAGNIYGRLTNPTQDVFEKRIAALEGGIVALAVASGAAAVTYTIQNLAQNGDHIVAAKNIYGGTYNLLAHTLVDYGIRTTFVDPFNYDEVKAAISDNTKAIFIETLGNPNSDVVDIEKLAAIAHEHKIPLVVDNTFATPYLVRPIEYGADIVVQSATKFIGGHGTSIGGVIVDSGKFDWEASGKFDSLTAPNPSYHGISFTKAVGPAAFITKIRAILLRDTGSTLSPFHAFLFLQGLETLSLRVERHVENALKVVEYLKDHDLVENVNHPSVSKDPLQQELYKKYFPNGGGSIFSFEIKGDDKKARDFIDNLQLFSLLANVADVKSLVIHPASTTHSQLTKEELLDQGIKPNTIRLSIGTENIDDIIEDLDEAFKAVL encoded by the coding sequence ATGAGTAAGAGATCATACGGAGATAGGAAATTTAAATTTGAAACATTACAATTACATGTAGGACAGGAAAATCCCGATCCTGTGACTGATGCTAGGGCAGTACCTATTTATCAAACTACTTCATATGTATTTAGAGATTGTGATCATGCGGCTGCAAGATTTGCCCTTGCAGATGCGGGAAATATTTATGGCAGATTAACAAATCCTACTCAAGATGTATTTGAGAAAAGAATTGCAGCTTTAGAAGGGGGAATTGTGGCACTGGCAGTTGCCTCCGGTGCGGCAGCGGTAACATATACTATACAAAATCTAGCTCAGAATGGAGATCATATAGTAGCAGCAAAAAATATATACGGTGGAACTTACAATTTGCTGGCTCATACTCTTGTGGATTATGGTATAAGAACAACTTTTGTGGATCCTTTTAATTACGATGAGGTAAAGGCAGCAATTTCTGACAACACTAAAGCTATATTTATTGAAACCCTGGGAAATCCCAATTCAGATGTGGTTGATATAGAAAAGTTAGCAGCTATTGCCCATGAGCATAAGATACCCCTTGTGGTTGACAATACTTTTGCAACTCCCTATTTGGTAAGGCCTATTGAATATGGTGCAGATATTGTAGTACAATCAGCAACCAAGTTTATAGGGGGCCACGGTACAAGTATCGGCGGTGTAATTGTTGACAGTGGTAAATTTGATTGGGAAGCTAGTGGCAAGTTTGATTCACTTACTGCACCAAATCCCAGCTATCATGGTATTAGTTTTACAAAAGCAGTGGGACCGGCAGCATTTATTACAAAGATTAGAGCTATCCTTCTTCGTGATACAGGTTCAACCCTTTCACCCTTTCATGCCTTCTTATTCCTTCAGGGACTTGAAACCTTGTCACTTAGGGTAGAAAGACATGTTGAAAATGCATTGAAAGTTGTAGAATACTTAAAGGACCATGATCTGGTTGAAAATGTTAATCATCCTTCCGTATCAAAAGACCCCTTGCAGCAGGAACTTTACAAAAAGTATTTTCCTAATGGCGGTGGTTCAATTTTCAGCTTTGAGATTAAGGGAGATGATAAAAAGGCAAGAGACTTTATTGATAATCTTCAGTTGTTCTCATTGCTTGCCAATGTGGCAGATGTTAAATCCCTTGTTATTCATCCGGCATCAACAACCCATTCACAATTAACTAAAGAAGAGCTTTTAGATCAAGGTATTAAGCCTAATACAATCAGGCTTTCTATCGGAACAGAAAATATAGATGATATAATTGAAGATTTAGATGAGGCTTTTAAGGCAGTATTATAG
- a CDS encoding helix-turn-helix domain-containing protein has protein sequence MGRYRLGDIIRMTRKSLSITQEQLCSDICSVETLSRIETGRQNPSKDVYELLMERMGRIRERAYSMLSVSDFQVLEKTRKFEECIYVYDYHRAEYILEEIEKKLGGTNLDKQFLLRARSLVNYRLGRISTEEFLEELIKAIRITIPNYGKISLANWPLTYNETVLILNISTAYSENNDYQNSIRILQEVYSALKQSYIDEEHRILMQISIIQNMSKWYGLLGKYEKAIETALEGIEICKRFKIGNALPILLYNYVWNKEKLIEKGVLSPENKRECINYLIQAYYIASAMQQSYMEEFIRSHITMYYGVAYTLQYII, from the coding sequence ATGGGAAGATATAGATTAGGTGATATTATCCGTATGACTAGGAAATCCCTATCAATAACCCAAGAACAGTTATGTTCAGATATATGTTCTGTTGAAACCTTATCTCGTATAGAGACCGGAAGGCAAAATCCTAGCAAGGATGTATATGAACTTTTAATGGAGCGAATGGGCAGAATAAGAGAACGTGCTTATTCCATGCTTTCAGTATCTGATTTTCAAGTATTGGAAAAAACCAGAAAGTTTGAAGAATGTATATATGTATATGATTATCATAGAGCAGAATATATTCTAGAGGAGATTGAAAAGAAGTTGGGAGGAACTAACCTTGACAAACAGTTTCTATTACGAGCGAGAAGCTTAGTAAATTATAGGTTAGGCCGAATTTCAACTGAAGAATTTCTTGAAGAACTAATAAAAGCAATCAGAATTACTATTCCTAACTATGGTAAGATATCCCTGGCAAATTGGCCTCTTACTTATAATGAGACAGTATTGATTTTAAATATCTCTACAGCATATTCAGAAAACAATGATTATCAAAATAGTATTAGAATCCTGCAAGAAGTATATAGTGCATTAAAACAGAGTTATATAGATGAAGAACATAGGATACTAATGCAGATTAGTATTATACAAAATATGTCAAAGTGGTATGGATTATTGGGAAAGTATGAGAAAGCTATTGAAACAGCTTTAGAAGGAATAGAAATTTGTAAAAGGTTCAAAATAGGTAATGCACTCCCAATTCTATTGTATAATTATGTCTGGAACAAGGAGAAGTTAATAGAAAAGGGAGTGCTATCACCGGAGAACAAGAGAGAATGTATTAATTATCTAATACAAGCCTATTATATTGCTAGTGCAATGCAACAATCATATATGGAAGAGTTTATAAGAAGTCATATAACTATGTATTACGGTGTTGCATACACCTTGCAGTATATAATATAG
- a CDS encoding ABC transporter ATP-binding protein produces the protein MNAIELENVSKAYDNFTLDKISFSVPSGTIMGFVGENGAGKTTTIKAILDLIHIDEGSIRIWGNSSKNLSKDIKAQIGVVFDGSNLHENLTIENINRIMISIYHNWDQKKFYNYLTKFKLPKNKKIKDFSRGMKMKLSIAIALSHNSKLLILDEATSGLDPMVRDEILDLFLEFIQEEDHTIFLSSHIISDIEKIADYVTFIHEGRIVFSENKDELIYSHGIIRCPNEYVPMIDKSYIVGIRQNSFGAEVMIKNADIFKRRYREFSLEKTSIEEIMLFISRGKGADV, from the coding sequence ATGAATGCAATAGAGTTAGAAAATGTTTCAAAAGCTTACGATAATTTTACATTAGATAAAATCAGCTTCAGTGTTCCTTCAGGAACTATAATGGGCTTTGTAGGAGAAAATGGTGCAGGAAAAACAACCACCATTAAGGCTATTTTGGACTTAATTCATATAGATGAGGGAAGTATCCGTATATGGGGTAATTCATCAAAAAATCTTTCAAAGGACATAAAAGCACAGATAGGAGTTGTGTTTGATGGAAGTAATCTTCATGAAAATCTTACCATAGAAAATATTAACAGGATAATGATAAGCATATATCATAATTGGGATCAAAAGAAATTTTACAACTATTTAACTAAGTTTAAGCTTCCTAAGAATAAAAAAATTAAAGATTTTTCCCGTGGAATGAAGATGAAGCTTTCCATAGCAATAGCTCTTTCTCATAATTCAAAGTTATTAATCCTTGATGAAGCCACCAGCGGTTTAGATCCTATGGTACGGGATGAAATATTGGATTTGTTCTTAGAATTTATACAAGAAGAGGATCATACCATATTCTTGTCTTCCCATATAATTAGTGATATTGAGAAAATAGCCGATTATGTCACCTTTATACATGAGGGAAGGATTGTTTTTAGTGAAAACAAAGATGAATTAATATATAGCCATGGTATTATCCGTTGCCCCAATGAATATGTTCCAATGATTGACAAAAGTTATATCGTAGGAATTCGTCAAAATAGCTTTGGAGCTGAAGTTATGATAAAAAATGCGGATATATTTAAAAGAAGATACAGAGAATTTAGTCTGGAAAAGACATCAATTGAAGAAATCATGTTATTTATCAGCAGGGGAAAGGGGGCGGATGTATGA
- a CDS encoding ATP dependent DNA ligase — MKKPIFMHIIVLLTPYKRNYFYKRTKDWIKFKFLADEDFVICGYIIKEKGITSIILGQYKGRELIYKGHVTLGVRYKDLSICETLPSSPFAHTPPGNENAVWLKPKLVCVVEFMPNEKGMLRQPVFKGFRDDKDPLDCQVDTP, encoded by the coding sequence TTGAAAAAACCCATTTTTATGCATATAATTGTCCTATTAACCCCTTATAAAAGGAATTATTTTTACAAAAGAACCAAAGACTGGATTAAGTTTAAATTTTTAGCAGATGAAGATTTTGTAATCTGTGGTTATATTATAAAGGAGAAGGGAATCACCAGCATTATCCTAGGACAATACAAAGGAAGGGAATTAATATATAAAGGTCATGTGACCCTAGGTGTAAGATATAAGGATTTATCAATATGCGAAACTTTGCCTTCTTCTCCTTTTGCCCATACCCCTCCGGGTAATGAAAATGCTGTATGGCTAAAACCTAAGCTGGTTTGCGTAGTTGAATTTATGCCCAATGAAAAAGGTATGCTTCGACAACCTGTTTTTAAAGGATTTAGAGATGATAAAGACCCCTTAGATTGTCAAGTAGATACTCCTTAA